One window of the Alistipes sp. ZOR0009 genome contains the following:
- a CDS encoding RagB/SusD family nutrient uptake outer membrane protein, protein MKNRFIKNIVLFLAVSATLTSCFKDLDTQPIDNNVQAIDKVYKDKANYKKVLAKLYAGLAVSGQQGPSGKPDISGQDEGYGQYIRGYFYLQEYTTDEAVIGWNDGTLQDLHAQRWTASDGFIQTSYYRIMHQIAACNEFLRETTDEKLASRGFGADTEFKKEVANYRTEARFLRALSTWHGIDLFGNIPFVTEKGGVGVGLGDNMPKQHRQGRAGLFSYATNELRAIENEIPATNEYGRADKAAVWTLLAKLYLNSEVYTGTAKYDSTLIYANKVIDNSGRTLYTKSYPELFMADNDRAALRSEIIFPVRYDGHLIKTFGGTSFIINAAIGGDMKPNDYGMKGNWSGHRATKALVNKFENINADGVSPDKRALFFAKGQKLEINDLGKFNDGFAVVKFTNKNSDGTNGKDLEFADTDFPMFRLSDVYLMYAEAKVRLSGDGAIDAKGLGLINQIRERAYGDKSGDVTAAQITKNFILNERARELYWEGHRRTDLIRFGRFTDASEYTWPWKGGVKDGASVASYFSIFPIPSSDIAANPSLIQNPGYSK, encoded by the coding sequence ATGAAAAATCGATTTATTAAAAATATAGTTCTTTTCCTTGCTGTAAGCGCTACGCTTACCTCTTGCTTCAAGGATTTGGATACGCAACCTATCGATAATAATGTTCAGGCTATCGATAAGGTTTATAAGGATAAGGCAAACTACAAGAAGGTGCTTGCCAAACTTTACGCAGGGCTTGCAGTAAGCGGACAGCAGGGGCCATCTGGCAAACCCGATATCAGCGGACAGGACGAAGGCTATGGTCAATACATCCGCGGATACTTTTATCTTCAGGAGTATACTACAGATGAGGCCGTAATTGGTTGGAACGATGGTACGCTTCAGGATCTTCACGCGCAGCGTTGGACTGCCTCTGACGGCTTTATCCAAACCTCTTACTACCGTATTATGCACCAAATTGCAGCTTGCAATGAGTTCCTTCGCGAAACAACTGACGAAAAGTTGGCGTCGAGAGGGTTTGGTGCCGATACAGAATTCAAGAAGGAGGTGGCAAACTATAGAACCGAGGCTCGTTTCCTTCGTGCGTTGAGCACTTGGCACGGAATCGACCTATTTGGTAACATCCCATTTGTAACCGAAAAGGGCGGCGTAGGTGTAGGACTTGGCGACAACATGCCAAAGCAGCACCGCCAAGGACGTGCCGGTTTGTTTAGCTACGCAACTAACGAGCTTAGGGCTATTGAGAACGAAATCCCTGCAACCAACGAGTACGGACGTGCCGATAAGGCTGCCGTTTGGACTTTGCTAGCAAAGCTCTACCTAAACTCCGAAGTTTATACCGGTACTGCAAAGTACGACTCTACGCTTATTTACGCCAACAAGGTAATTGACAATTCTGGTCGTACGCTTTACACCAAGAGCTATCCAGAACTCTTTATGGCTGATAATGACAGAGCAGCCCTACGTTCAGAGATTATTTTCCCTGTACGCTACGACGGACATCTTATTAAAACCTTTGGCGGTACCTCATTTATCATTAATGCTGCAATCGGAGGCGATATGAAGCCTAACGATTACGGAATGAAGGGTAACTGGAGCGGACACCGTGCTACCAAAGCCCTAGTAAACAAGTTCGAAAACATCAACGCCGACGGAGTTAGCCCCGACAAGCGTGCGTTGTTCTTTGCCAAGGGACAAAAGCTTGAAATTAACGACTTAGGTAAGTTTAACGATGGTTTTGCGGTTGTAAAGTTCACCAACAAGAACAGCGATGGCACCAACGGTAAAGATCTTGAGTTTGCCGACACCGACTTCCCTATGTTCCGCCTATCTGATGTGTACTTAATGTATGCCGAAGCAAAAGTTCGTCTTTCGGGAGATGGGGCAATCGATGCAAAGGGATTGGGCCTCATCAACCAGATCCGCGAGCGCGCCTACGGCGACAAGAGCGGAGATGTTACTGCAGCGCAGATTACCAAGAACTTTATTCTGAACGAGCGTGCTCGCGAGCTCTACTGGGAAGGTCATCGTAGAACCGACCTCATTCGTTTTGGTCGATTTACCGACGCTTCGGAATACACTTGGCCTTGGAAGGGCGGCGTGAAGGATGGAGCCTCAGTGGCAAGCTACTTCAGCATTTTCCCCATTCCTTCTTCTGACATTGCTGCGAATCCTTCGCTAATTCAGAATCCAGGATACTCAAAATAG
- a CDS encoding SusE domain-containing protein gives MKILKYFPIVLGLLAASCEDSADPQLLKDKIPATLDKSLEGTSYVFEEAKANEVAATFKWAPANFGYQAAVKYTVEASLPDAKFEKPVAIAQTTSTSISLLTGLFNEKVFTGLKIKEGVQTEILVRVKASISSAVANIYSEPIKIKVTPYFIERKIGKMWAPGNQNGWSFKDVVYSMDNNGEYENYFYYPANGEFLFTPADSWDNKFGGANGTLKEGGENILVKNDKAGMFHVEVSLTNMTYTLTPTDWSIIGGAVGGWAPANDVMFTWDANLKALVAEANFTTGEEYKFRANHDWKLDFGAGDEEGKLKFKAGNMRFTQPSGKYKVTFFIMAAEKYYTLEKL, from the coding sequence ATGAAAATTCTAAAATATTTCCCGATTGTGTTGGGGCTTTTGGCTGCTAGCTGCGAAGATTCGGCAGACCCTCAGCTATTAAAGGATAAAATTCCTGCAACCTTGGATAAATCGCTCGAAGGAACTTCGTACGTGTTTGAAGAGGCTAAGGCAAATGAGGTAGCCGCCACGTTTAAGTGGGCTCCCGCCAATTTTGGCTATCAGGCTGCCGTAAAGTATACGGTTGAGGCTTCGCTGCCAGATGCTAAGTTCGAAAAGCCGGTAGCTATTGCACAAACCACCAGTACCTCTATCAGCTTGCTTACAGGCCTCTTTAACGAAAAGGTTTTTACAGGCTTAAAGATTAAGGAAGGCGTTCAAACCGAGATTTTGGTACGCGTTAAGGCCTCTATCTCTAGCGCCGTTGCCAACATTTACAGCGAGCCTATTAAAATAAAGGTAACTCCTTATTTTATCGAACGTAAAATAGGCAAAATGTGGGCTCCTGGTAACCAAAATGGATGGAGCTTTAAGGATGTTGTCTATTCGATGGATAATAACGGAGAATATGAAAACTACTTCTACTATCCTGCCAACGGAGAGTTCTTATTTACTCCTGCTGACAGCTGGGATAATAAGTTTGGTGGCGCCAACGGAACCTTGAAGGAGGGTGGCGAAAATATCCTTGTAAAGAACGATAAGGCAGGCATGTTCCATGTTGAGGTTAGCTTAACCAACATGACTTACACCCTAACACCCACAGATTGGAGCATTATTGGTGGTGCAGTTGGAGGCTGGGCGCCCGCTAACGATGTTATGTTTACTTGGGATGCCAACCTTAAGGCGCTTGTTGCAGAAGCCAACTTTACCACTGGCGAGGAGTATAAGTTTAGAGCCAACCACGATTGGAAGTTAGACTTTGGTGCTGGAGATGAGGAAGGCAAGCTTAAGTTTAAGGCAGGCAACATGCGTTTTACGCAACCTTCCGGAAAGTACAAGGTAACCTTCTTTATTATGGCTGCCGAGAAGTACTATACGCTCGAAAAGTTGTAG
- a CDS encoding TIM-barrel domain-containing protein, producing the protein MRLKRLIGLFVFVAISGVALAQWSETTVAKATALINQTKEGTWTFQNMGNGVLKATYLPKGYTRTQQISDAVMTKPTLVAVTDKGNGTKMLGDVAIASHNGSLSVKVGSTELLSNLHPVKDSVFNGFSMELTPSEQVFGGGERAISMNRRGHRFDFYNRPDYGYGVGSENLNYGIPFFISTRGYGIFFDNPSKGYADIAKSDKNRMNVAFESGELTFYLIPGSNPEEILKRYTAMIGTQPIPARWVFGNFMSRFGYRSEAQIRDIKAKMKAERIPMDAIIIDLFWFGDSIQNYVGNLDWVNRKAWPDPKKMIADFTKDSINTILITEPYVVKNTLNYEESVPFLATDSKGKVYTLPHFYFGKGGIIDMFRKDSKDWFWSKYKKQMDIGVSGWWGDLGEPENHPADVYHNLKDLGYGDRLYSANEVHNIFGHYWNKMLFDKFEKEYPNVRLFNLNRSGYANSARYIIFPWTGDVGRHWSGYRAQLPLMLTMSMSNVPYIHSDAGGFTFAKQDNELYARWMQMSAFSPILRPHGTALKELIPDADSYPSEAALFDEPYKSIARKYIQMRYDLLPYNYTLGYDHMANSEPLVKPLFFYSFDDKEALKVEDQYYWGRNLMVAPVLESGATSRKLYLPAGSEWYSYLNPQKPLAGGQWIEPAVTLQDMPIYAKAGAFIPTAPGLLNTKQYNPAQVVVTYYPSAKPSSYTLFDDDGVTNKSWERKQFELITFKSNGKGQIAISSNGGKYKGKPLVRTFTFNIVNVDKAPASVTVAGKKAKSTYNASTRTLTLQVPFKGKPVVVKY; encoded by the coding sequence ATGCGTTTAAAAAGACTTATAGGACTTTTCGTGTTTGTTGCAATTAGCGGAGTAGCCCTTGCGCAGTGGAGCGAAACTACTGTAGCAAAGGCCACGGCGCTTATCAACCAAACAAAGGAGGGGACGTGGACCTTCCAAAACATGGGAAATGGGGTGCTAAAGGCTACCTATCTTCCTAAAGGGTACACCCGTACGCAGCAAATCTCCGATGCCGTAATGACAAAACCCACGTTGGTGGCCGTTACCGATAAGGGGAATGGTACAAAGATGCTGGGCGATGTGGCAATTGCGAGCCACAATGGTAGCTTGTCTGTAAAAGTAGGCTCAACCGAGCTGCTTAGCAACCTGCATCCAGTTAAGGATAGCGTTTTTAACGGTTTTAGCATGGAGCTAACGCCCAGCGAGCAGGTATTTGGTGGAGGCGAGCGCGCCATCTCCATGAATCGTCGTGGGCATCGGTTCGATTTCTACAACCGTCCCGACTACGGCTACGGTGTAGGTTCGGAAAACCTAAACTATGGTATTCCGTTCTTCATCTCCACTCGCGGCTACGGGATCTTCTTCGATAACCCTTCTAAGGGCTATGCAGATATTGCCAAGAGCGATAAAAACCGTATGAACGTGGCCTTCGAGAGCGGAGAGCTGACGTTTTACCTCATCCCCGGAAGCAATCCGGAGGAAATACTAAAAAGGTACACGGCTATGATTGGTACCCAACCTATACCAGCCCGCTGGGTGTTTGGTAACTTCATGAGCCGCTTCGGATACCGCAGCGAGGCCCAAATCCGCGACATCAAGGCCAAGATGAAGGCGGAACGTATTCCAATGGACGCCATAATCATCGACCTTTTTTGGTTTGGCGACAGCATCCAGAACTACGTGGGCAACCTCGATTGGGTAAACCGCAAGGCTTGGCCCGATCCTAAGAAGATGATTGCTGATTTTACGAAGGATAGCATCAACACCATCCTAATTACCGAGCCTTACGTGGTAAAGAATACGCTAAACTACGAGGAGTCGGTGCCATTTTTAGCCACAGACAGCAAAGGAAAGGTGTACACGCTGCCCCACTTCTACTTTGGCAAGGGCGGTATCATCGATATGTTCCGAAAAGACTCGAAGGACTGGTTTTGGAGCAAGTATAAGAAGCAGATGGACATTGGCGTTAGCGGCTGGTGGGGCGACTTGGGCGAACCCGAAAACCATCCCGCCGATGTGTACCATAACCTGAAAGATTTGGGATACGGCGATCGTCTCTACTCGGCCAACGAGGTGCACAACATTTTTGGGCACTACTGGAATAAAATGCTCTTCGATAAGTTCGAAAAGGAGTATCCAAACGTGCGCCTGTTCAACCTTAACCGCTCGGGCTACGCCAATTCGGCGCGCTACATCATTTTTCCTTGGACTGGCGATGTGGGACGCCACTGGAGCGGTTATCGCGCCCAGCTGCCGCTAATGCTTACCATGAGCATGAGCAATGTGCCATACATCCACAGCGATGCCGGCGGATTTACCTTTGCAAAGCAGGATAACGAGCTTTACGCCCGCTGGATGCAGATGTCTGCCTTCTCGCCAATTCTTCGTCCGCACGGAACAGCTTTAAAGGAGCTAATCCCCGACGCCGACAGCTACCCGAGCGAAGCCGCGCTGTTCGACGAGCCATACAAGAGTATTGCCCGTAAGTACATCCAAATGCGCTACGATTTGCTTCCCTACAACTACACCTTAGGATACGACCACATGGCCAACTCCGAACCGCTGGTAAAACCGCTATTCTTCTACTCGTTTGACGATAAGGAGGCGCTAAAGGTCGAAGACCAGTACTACTGGGGACGAAACCTGATGGTTGCACCCGTGCTCGAGAGTGGGGCAACCAGCCGTAAGCTCTATCTTCCTGCTGGCAGCGAGTGGTACAGCTACCTTAACCCGCAAAAACCGCTAGCGGGCGGACAGTGGATAGAACCAGCCGTAACCCTACAGGATATGCCTATCTACGCCAAGGCCGGAGCATTTATTCCTACTGCCCCTGGGTTACTAAACACCAAGCAGTACAATCCAGCCCAAGTGGTGGTTACCTACTACCCATCGGCTAAGCCATCATCGTACACCTTGTTCGACGACGATGGGGTAACCAACAAATCTTGGGAGCGCAAGCAGTTCGAGCTCATCACCTTTAAGTCTAACGGCAAGGGTCAGATAGCAATCAGCAGCAACGGTGGTAAGTATAAGGGCAAACCGTTGGTACGTACCTTTACCTTTAATATAGTAAACGTCGATAAGGCCCCCGCTTCGGTAACCGTGGCTGGCAAAAAGGCGAAGTCTACCTACAACGCCTCCACCCGTACGTTAACTCTTCAGGTGCCATTTAAGGGCAAGCCGGTGGTGGTAAAGTACTAA
- a CDS encoding PLAT/LH2 domain-containing protein, whose protein sequence is MKNYQVEVQTGMVDHAGTDAKVYIQLFGEKSTSKELRIDNKNDNFEKGDLDKFTVQSDDLGWIDKIRIFHDNSGDKPGWFVNYIKVTDTEVGLSWRVDLNRWLSKKDDDKKIDLTLDVPIGGVKLAEGLIKTVYLGYIPWRYSNEGQSTTHAVNKFGYTYKKGVTVDVTKTKSVTVSASLEATYFGIGGKFGTEVTQSVASTLNTTEEETFEMGVDFDYEVAAGKSITVAFVFYQSVLDGEVQAGGVSLGYEQKFLLTYQTFVFDGFLSDAQLAEKVKEKLQTIAKVALPAKFTAKSTNVVLEQTELKSVNPVFVGEVTQKMSKGVPATKLMKANNGLLEVTPINSQAFVKGVKVN, encoded by the coding sequence ATGAAAAATTATCAAGTAGAAGTTCAAACAGGCATGGTAGATCATGCAGGGACAGATGCCAAAGTGTACATCCAGCTCTTTGGCGAAAAATCAACCAGCAAGGAATTGCGTATCGACAACAAGAACGATAACTTTGAGAAGGGAGACCTCGATAAGTTTACCGTACAGTCAGACGATTTAGGATGGATTGATAAAATTCGTATTTTCCACGACAACTCTGGCGATAAACCGGGGTGGTTTGTAAACTACATTAAGGTTACCGACACGGAGGTTGGGCTTTCGTGGCGAGTAGACCTTAACCGCTGGCTTTCGAAGAAGGATGACGATAAAAAGATAGACTTAACCCTAGATGTCCCTATCGGAGGCGTTAAGCTGGCCGAAGGTCTTATAAAGACGGTGTATTTAGGCTACATCCCTTGGCGTTACTCCAACGAGGGGCAGTCGACAACGCATGCCGTTAATAAGTTTGGCTACACCTACAAAAAGGGTGTTACCGTCGACGTAACTAAGACCAAATCGGTAACGGTAAGCGCATCTTTGGAGGCAACTTACTTTGGCATTGGCGGAAAGTTTGGAACCGAGGTTACGCAAAGCGTCGCCAGCACGTTAAACACCACCGAGGAGGAAACTTTTGAGATGGGGGTAGACTTTGACTACGAAGTGGCTGCCGGAAAGTCCATCACCGTGGCTTTTGTCTTCTACCAGTCGGTGCTCGATGGCGAAGTGCAAGCTGGCGGGGTTAGCCTAGGCTACGAGCAGAAATTCCTGCTTACCTACCAAACGTTTGTGTTCGACGGTTTCCTTTCCGATGCCCAGCTTGCCGAGAAGGTTAAGGAAAAGCTCCAAACTATCGCAAAGGTGGCGCTACCAGCCAAGTTTACCGCAAAAAGTACCAACGTGGTGCTCGAGCAAACCGAGCTGAAGAGTGTCAACCCTGTATTTGTAGGGGAGGTAACCCAAAAAATGTCGAAAGGGGTGCCCGCCACCAAGCTGATGAAGGCAAATAACGGCCTGCTAGAGGTAACTCCAATTAACTCGCAGGCTTTTGTAAAGGGCGTTAAGGTAAATTAA
- a CDS encoding AidA/PixA family protein, whose amino-acid sequence MQQRSTPNPLPDEVAEAEKPTSRQKIHVVLAMSENMMTLNQELKSLLQLSSTQQVIYVNVTIDTQYIIKNYSPNQSKDNPPMINTNQKGFNPIYMVATQENSINSGTVNLQVSASVGDFICWASQSETSNFDHSVYIYAIKPVQGKVFSQDDVRYSCYNKTIVVPSKNDPTLMVEEKRTFPFMTAPIEDTGTESYHIWFALYKREGTTQKLYGYFREDPTIVVNG is encoded by the coding sequence TTGCAACAAAGGTCTACACCCAATCCCCTTCCAGACGAGGTGGCAGAAGCCGAAAAGCCAACGAGTAGGCAAAAAATACATGTAGTATTAGCCATGAGTGAAAATATGATGACCCTTAATCAGGAGCTGAAGAGCTTACTTCAGCTGAGTTCGACTCAACAAGTCATTTACGTGAACGTGACGATCGACACCCAGTACATTATTAAAAACTATTCACCAAACCAATCAAAGGACAACCCTCCTATGATTAATACCAATCAGAAGGGGTTTAATCCTATTTACATGGTTGCCACCCAAGAAAACAGCATCAACTCTGGTACCGTTAACCTACAGGTTAGCGCCAGTGTAGGCGATTTTATTTGCTGGGCTTCGCAATCTGAGACATCAAACTTCGACCACAGCGTGTACATTTACGCAATTAAGCCAGTACAAGGTAAAGTTTTCAGTCAAGACGACGTTAGGTACAGCTGTTACAACAAGACAATCGTGGTTCCTTCGAAAAACGACCCAACGCTTATGGTAGAAGAAAAGAGAACCTTCCCATTTATGACCGCTCCTATTGAAGATACTGGTACCGAAAGCTACCATATTTGGTTTGCTCTTTACAAAAGGGAAGGCACTACCCAAAAGTTGTATGGTTACTTTAGAGAAGACCCAACTATCGTAGTAAACGGCTAG
- a CDS encoding AidA/PixA family protein — MSENIMPHSQEQKSLLQQNWTQEVFFVNVIIDTQYIIDNYTPNQSKDNPTMIFPNRKGFNPIYMVTSGGGNINSGTDNLLVNAYVGDQICWASQSETSNFDHSVYIYAIHPLQGNVFPLNDIRYCCYNKAIVVPSKKDPTLMVEERRTFPFMTARIEDTGTESYHIWFAIYKREGTNQKLYGYFKQDTTIVVRG; from the coding sequence ATGAGTGAAAATATAATGCCCCATAGTCAGGAGCAGAAGAGCTTACTTCAGCAGAATTGGACTCAAGAAGTATTTTTCGTCAACGTGATAATAGACACCCAGTACATTATTGACAACTACACCCCAAATCAATCAAAGGATAACCCTACTATGATTTTTCCCAATCGGAAAGGCTTTAATCCTATTTATATGGTTACCTCTGGGGGAGGTAATATCAACTCTGGCACTGATAACCTGCTGGTTAATGCCTACGTTGGCGATCAAATTTGCTGGGCTTCGCAATCTGAGACATCCAACTTCGACCACAGCGTGTACATTTACGCAATTCACCCCCTACAAGGGAACGTTTTTCCTCTAAATGACATTCGGTACTGCTGTTACAACAAGGCAATAGTAGTTCCTTCGAAAAAAGACCCAACGCTTATGGTAGAAGAAAGGAGAACCTTCCCATTTATGACTGCTCGTATCGAAGATACAGGTACAGAAAGCTACCATATTTGGTTTGCCATTTACAAAAGGGAAGGCACTAACCAAAAGTTGTATGGTTACTTTAAACAAGACACAACTATCGTAGTAAGAGGCTAG